Proteins from one Mycobacterium adipatum genomic window:
- a CDS encoding ISL3 family transposase, with product MRVSTAFNRLLQIPGASVVDVSIGDHDVEITVRPKTRLLTCPCSKRVRAVYDRRRRRWRHLDLGTKRLWLIYRIRRLHCPDCGVITEDVPWARPGARFSRDFEDMVLWLAQRTDRTTVSTLMRCSWESVTSIITRGVDELLDQRRLDTLYRIGVDEICYRHPHHYLTIIGDHDTGTVINVQPGRSEDSFAAFFESQPDSDLETIEAVSMDVSKAYQAAAREHAPTATICFDPFHIMLWVNRALDRVFADAASGPNKVVMTSAQWRQTRWALRTGENKLNDTKRALVNQIARASRRVGRAWTLKEQLRDLYRLDHEPGAARALLKAWITAAKRSRIPSFVELGKRLQEHFDAIIAAVELGISNALIEGINAKIRLINARGYGHHSARALTAMIYLCLGGLRPKLPTKT from the coding sequence GTGCGCGTCAGTACTGCATTTAACCGTCTTCTTCAGATCCCCGGCGCATCGGTGGTCGACGTGTCGATCGGGGACCACGATGTAGAGATCACCGTACGGCCCAAAACGCGGCTGCTGACCTGCCCCTGCAGCAAACGCGTGAGGGCCGTCTATGACCGTCGCCGGCGGCGATGGCGCCACCTCGACCTGGGCACCAAACGACTATGGCTGATTTACCGCATCCGCCGGTTGCACTGCCCGGATTGCGGGGTCATCACCGAAGACGTGCCCTGGGCCCGACCGGGAGCCAGGTTCAGCCGAGACTTCGAAGACATGGTGTTGTGGCTTGCTCAGCGCACCGACCGCACGACGGTCTCGACCCTGATGCGGTGCAGCTGGGAATCGGTCACCTCGATCATCACCCGCGGAGTCGATGAGCTGCTTGATCAACGCCGACTCGACACCCTCTACCGCATCGGTGTCGACGAGATCTGCTACCGCCACCCGCACCACTATCTGACCATCATCGGCGATCACGACACAGGAACCGTCATCAATGTCCAGCCCGGACGCAGCGAAGACTCATTCGCAGCATTCTTTGAATCCCAACCAGATTCGGACCTAGAAACCATCGAAGCGGTCAGCATGGATGTCAGCAAGGCCTACCAAGCTGCCGCCCGAGAACACGCACCGACGGCGACCATCTGCTTTGACCCGTTCCACATCATGCTGTGGGTCAACCGAGCCCTGGACCGCGTCTTCGCCGACGCCGCCAGCGGCCCGAACAAAGTCGTCATGACCTCAGCACAATGGCGTCAAACCCGATGGGCCCTGCGTACCGGTGAGAACAAACTCAACGACACCAAACGGGCACTGGTCAACCAGATCGCGCGCGCCAGCCGACGCGTCGGACGAGCATGGACCCTCAAAGAACAACTACGCGACCTCTACCGACTCGATCACGAACCCGGCGCCGCTCGCGCACTCCTCAAGGCCTGGATCACCGCGGCCAAACGCAGCCGCATCCCCTCATTCGTCGAACTCGGCAAACGCCTCCAAGAACACTTCGACGCCATCATCGCCGCCGTCGAACTCGGAATATCCAACGCCCTCATTGAGGGCATCAACGCCAAGATTCGCCTCATCAACGCCCGCGGCTACGGCCACCACTCCGCCCGAGCACTGACCGCAATGATCTACCTCTGCCTCGGCGGATTACGCCCAAAACTACCCACGAAAACATGA
- a CDS encoding alpha/beta hydrolase, with amino-acid sequence MSYRELSFTSHGTRCSAWHFRASGDRSRPAVVMAHGFGGTKDSGLAPFAERFAEAGIDVLAFDYRGFGASDGEPRQTISLDRQLADYNSAVDTALALPNVDRMVLWGASMSGGNVLRVAAGRADIAAVVALTPMTSGLAAGWSALASTGVLTAARWTAIGLRSKVTVARGGPATLMPIVGRPGEPGALTLSGAYESYTAMAGPTWRNEIDSGVGMELGRMSTKAAARSLRCPVLVQIGDFDRFVPAGAVARTAELARAQVHRYACDHFDVWPGNEWFDKTVEDQLVFLRRVLQPS; translated from the coding sequence ATGAGCTATCGGGAACTGTCCTTCACGTCGCATGGAACACGCTGCAGTGCATGGCATTTTCGCGCATCGGGTGACCGATCGCGACCGGCGGTGGTGATGGCGCACGGATTCGGTGGCACCAAGGACTCCGGCTTGGCGCCGTTCGCCGAGCGGTTCGCCGAGGCGGGCATCGACGTGTTGGCCTTCGACTACCGGGGCTTCGGAGCCTCCGATGGTGAACCACGGCAGACGATCTCGCTGGACCGGCAGCTGGCCGACTACAACAGTGCGGTCGACACCGCGTTGGCGCTGCCGAACGTGGACCGAATGGTGCTGTGGGGAGCCTCGATGTCGGGCGGCAACGTGTTGCGGGTGGCGGCCGGGCGTGCGGATATCGCCGCGGTGGTCGCGTTGACCCCGATGACCAGTGGTCTGGCGGCCGGCTGGTCTGCGTTGGCCTCCACTGGCGTCCTGACCGCCGCGCGCTGGACCGCCATCGGTTTGCGTAGCAAGGTGACGGTGGCCCGCGGCGGCCCCGCCACGTTGATGCCCATCGTCGGGCGCCCGGGGGAGCCCGGTGCGCTGACTCTCTCGGGCGCCTATGAGAGCTATACCGCCATGGCGGGCCCGACCTGGCGTAACGAGATCGACTCCGGCGTGGGGATGGAATTGGGTCGGATGAGCACGAAAGCCGCGGCGCGCAGCCTGCGTTGCCCGGTGCTGGTGCAGATCGGCGACTTCGACCGGTTTGTGCCCGCCGGGGCGGTGGCCAGGACCGCCGAGTTGGCCCGTGCGCAGGTGCACCGGTACGCGTGCGATCACTTCGACGTTTGGCCGGGCAACGAGTGGTTCGACAAGACGGTCGAGGATCAGTTGGTGTTCTTGCGGCGGGTCCTGCAACCGAGTTGA
- a CDS encoding HNH endonuclease signature motif containing protein codes for MTSDVVASRETVQHALSDHAASTKALLDADFTVFDTAELLAIQSERERYARADAMIGHRIQAALMDRATAHEIGGKSWVDVLATRMRISRTDAARRVRDAEVLGPRHAMNGEVLAPVLPACATALAEGSIAAEHIAVVRATLKAVSGRMSGTELAQLEASLVAAAKTTIPETLKEAATRVLYTLNQDGDGPDMARHKRGITLGPQDADGLVRISGWVDAELAAYLATAHEVWGRPGVNNPDDPEPKLNPDPNPLEDEEGPAPDPAARTDEEPADTEGAEGETVAEDEDDSAGVAGDADTAGDADPRPTDFGALADLATSDTRTRAQRLHDALKAILRDALMAKNLGQHNGIPVTVVVSTTLAELEAGAGIAVTGTGTLMPMPDLIRLAEQAYHYLVVYRKHTAEPLYLGRTKRLANKAQRLLLYNRDRGCTRPGCTQAACRCQAHHAEPSWNNGGLTDAPSLALGCGPDNRLAEMGWTTSIDKETGRTHWYPPPLMDTGGDTLNHHFHPDELLPPEEPNADGEGGG; via the coding sequence ATGACGTCGGACGTGGTGGCGAGTCGGGAGACGGTGCAGCATGCACTCTCCGATCACGCCGCCTCGACCAAGGCCTTGCTGGATGCCGACTTCACCGTCTTCGACACCGCAGAGTTGTTGGCGATCCAGTCCGAACGCGAACGGTATGCCCGCGCTGATGCGATGATCGGGCACCGCATCCAGGCCGCCCTGATGGACCGGGCCACCGCGCATGAGATCGGTGGGAAGTCCTGGGTCGATGTGCTGGCGACCCGGATGCGGATCAGCCGCACCGACGCTGCCCGCCGGGTCCGCGACGCCGAGGTGCTCGGGCCGCGGCACGCCATGAACGGGGAAGTGCTGGCACCGGTGCTGCCGGCGTGCGCGACCGCGCTGGCCGAGGGCAGCATCGCCGCCGAGCACATCGCGGTCGTGCGCGCGACACTGAAGGCGGTGTCGGGGCGGATGAGCGGTACCGAGCTCGCGCAGTTGGAGGCCAGCCTGGTCGCCGCAGCCAAGACCACGATCCCGGAAACCTTGAAAGAGGCCGCCACCCGGGTGCTCTACACGCTCAACCAGGACGGCGACGGCCCCGATATGGCCCGGCACAAGCGCGGGATCACCCTGGGCCCGCAGGACGCCGATGGGTTGGTCCGGATCAGCGGCTGGGTGGATGCCGAGTTGGCCGCCTATCTGGCCACCGCCCACGAGGTGTGGGGTCGGCCCGGGGTCAACAACCCCGACGACCCTGAACCGAAACTCAACCCCGACCCCAACCCATTAGAGGACGAGGAAGGGCCCGCACCCGACCCGGCCGCGCGGACCGACGAGGAACCCGCAGACACGGAAGGCGCCGAAGGTGAGACCGTCGCGGAGGACGAAGACGACTCCGCGGGTGTGGCGGGCGACGCGGATACGGCCGGCGACGCGGACCCCCGCCCCACTGATTTCGGCGCCCTTGCCGACCTCGCCACCTCCGATACCCGCACCCGGGCACAGCGCCTCCATGACGCACTCAAAGCGATCCTGCGCGATGCACTGATGGCCAAAAACCTCGGCCAGCACAACGGCATCCCGGTCACCGTGGTCGTCTCCACCACCTTGGCCGAGTTGGAGGCGGGGGCCGGGATCGCGGTCACCGGCACCGGCACCCTGATGCCGATGCCGGACCTGATCCGGTTGGCCGAGCAGGCCTACCACTACCTGGTGGTCTACCGAAAACACACCGCCGAACCGCTCTACCTGGGCCGCACCAAACGCCTGGCCAACAAGGCCCAGCGGCTGCTGCTCTACAACCGTGACCGCGGCTGCACCCGGCCCGGCTGCACCCAAGCGGCGTGCCGCTGCCAGGCCCACCATGCCGAGCCCAGCTGGAACAACGGCGGACTCACCGACGCGCCCAGCCTGGCGCTGGGCTGCGGACCCGACAACCGGCTGGCCGAAATGGGTTGGACCACCAGCATCGACAAAGAAACCGGACGCACCCACTGGTATCCACCACCGCTCATGGACACCGGAGGCGACACCCTCAACCACCACTTCCACCCCGACGAACTCCTCCCGCCAGAGGAGCCGAATGCCGACGGCGAAGGTGGCGGGTGA
- a CDS encoding nuclear transport factor 2 family protein, translated as MSTESDVEARLRLLEQQVHDLTAQIAITGLIASYGPLVDAGSPDDVAALWSEDGSYEVEGWNMRSRADVRAMVASDAHQNLIAAGAAHFLGPAHVDVQGDDAYAVCESLLVRRREDRWVVARAGANHFTLRRIDDRWQITRRVTRALDGNLEARALLTAAPLG; from the coding sequence GTGAGCACTGAGTCCGATGTCGAGGCCCGACTTCGCCTTCTCGAACAGCAGGTACACGACCTCACCGCCCAGATCGCCATCACCGGACTGATCGCCTCCTACGGTCCGCTGGTCGACGCCGGATCCCCGGACGATGTCGCCGCGCTGTGGAGCGAGGACGGCAGCTACGAGGTCGAGGGCTGGAATATGCGTAGCCGCGCGGATGTGCGGGCGATGGTGGCCTCAGACGCCCACCAGAATCTGATCGCAGCGGGCGCAGCGCATTTCCTGGGACCCGCCCACGTGGACGTGCAGGGCGACGACGCCTACGCGGTATGCGAGTCACTGCTGGTTCGACGGCGTGAGGACCGGTGGGTGGTGGCGCGTGCCGGAGCGAACCATTTCACGCTGCGCCGGATCGACGATCGTTGGCAGATCACCCGCCGGGTGACGCGCGCACTGGACGGCAACCTGGAAGCGCGCGCCCTGCTGACCGCGGCGCCGCTGGGCTAG
- a CDS encoding flavin-containing monooxygenase has product MVRSQPRTAIIGAGISGLTAGKMLKDYRISYTTFEMSDRIGGNWAFGNPNGLSSAYRSLHIDTSKHRLSFKDFPVPDHYPAFPHHSDIKAYLDAYAEAFGLLQHIEFDNAVRSARRRDGGGWLIEDQSGAQREFDLLVVGNGHHWDARWAEFPGTFTGESIHSHHYIDPQTPLDLTGKRILVVGIGNSAADITVELSSKTLRNKVTLSTRSSAWIVPKYLAGQPGDKIFKTTPYLPLSWQRRAAQAIAPLVGADPTKYGLPPANHKLFEAHPTQSVELPLRLGSGDVIPKPNVSLLDGDTVHFDDGTSDVFDVIIYATGYNITFPFFDPDLISAPENQIRLFKRMFKPGFEDLVFIGFAQAIPTLFPFVECQARLLAAYAAGRYALPSVAEMERVIDADQHLHAGHCTNRARHTQQVDYFYYEHDIRTKEIPAGIKRAAATRPELAPV; this is encoded by the coding sequence GTGGTGCGAAGCCAGCCGCGGACGGCGATCATCGGTGCCGGGATCAGCGGCCTGACCGCGGGCAAGATGCTCAAGGACTACCGGATTTCCTACACCACCTTCGAGATGTCCGACCGCATCGGCGGCAACTGGGCCTTCGGCAATCCCAACGGTCTGAGCAGTGCCTACCGGTCCCTGCACATCGACACCTCTAAGCATCGGTTGTCGTTCAAGGACTTTCCGGTGCCCGACCACTACCCTGCCTTTCCTCATCACAGCGATATCAAGGCATACCTGGACGCCTATGCCGAGGCATTCGGATTGCTCCAGCACATCGAGTTCGACAACGCGGTGCGCAGCGCCCGCCGGCGCGACGGCGGTGGCTGGCTGATCGAGGACCAATCCGGCGCCCAGCGAGAGTTCGATCTGTTGGTGGTCGGCAACGGTCACCACTGGGATGCGCGGTGGGCCGAGTTCCCCGGCACATTCACCGGTGAGTCGATCCACTCGCACCATTACATCGACCCTCAGACGCCGCTGGATCTCACCGGCAAACGCATCCTGGTCGTCGGTATCGGCAACAGCGCCGCCGATATCACCGTCGAACTCTCCTCCAAGACGCTGCGGAACAAGGTGACGCTGTCAACGCGGTCCAGCGCCTGGATCGTTCCGAAATACCTCGCCGGGCAGCCCGGCGACAAGATCTTCAAGACGACGCCCTATCTGCCACTGTCCTGGCAGCGCCGGGCGGCGCAGGCGATTGCGCCGCTGGTGGGTGCGGATCCGACCAAGTACGGTCTGCCGCCGGCCAATCACAAGCTGTTCGAGGCGCACCCGACGCAGTCGGTCGAGCTCCCGCTGCGGTTGGGTTCCGGCGACGTGATCCCGAAACCGAACGTGTCGCTACTGGACGGGGACACCGTGCATTTCGACGACGGCACATCGGACGTCTTCGACGTCATCATCTACGCCACCGGATACAACATCACCTTCCCGTTCTTCGACCCCGACCTGATCAGCGCGCCGGAGAACCAGATCCGCTTGTTCAAGCGGATGTTCAAGCCGGGGTTCGAGGACCTGGTGTTCATCGGTTTCGCACAGGCCATCCCGACGCTGTTCCCGTTCGTCGAATGCCAGGCCCGGCTGCTGGCGGCCTACGCGGCAGGCAGGTACGCGCTACCGTCCGTTGCCGAGATGGAACGGGTGATCGACGCCGACCAACACCTGCATGCCGGGCACTGCACCAACCGGGCCCGGCACACCCAGCAGGTGGACTACTTCTACTACGAACACGACATCCGCACCAAGGAGATCCCGGCGGGGATCAAGCGTGCCGCGGCGACGCGCCCGGAACTCGCCCCGGTATGA
- a CDS encoding TetR/AcrR family transcriptional regulator: MRSPTDRRPALRSDERREAILDALDGWLQESSLDAVNVAEITAQAGVTRSAFYFYFENKAAAVAALIERLVAEVFVVSDEFTTGSGDPRERVYAMLEGLFDSADRYRHVFSAMLEARGSSAAVRQIWDDGRDAFTPSVTELIRAERSADSPDPEVLAAVLLEFNDRMVERFLFGGALTRDQLIDGAAAIWLSTIYGENR; encoded by the coding sequence ATGAGATCGCCGACCGATCGCAGGCCCGCGCTGCGCAGCGACGAGCGTCGGGAGGCGATCCTGGACGCCCTGGACGGCTGGTTGCAGGAATCCAGCCTGGATGCGGTCAACGTCGCCGAGATCACCGCGCAGGCCGGGGTCACGCGGTCGGCTTTCTACTTCTACTTCGAGAACAAGGCCGCCGCGGTGGCCGCACTGATCGAACGTCTGGTGGCCGAGGTGTTCGTCGTCAGCGACGAATTCACCACCGGCAGTGGGGATCCGCGGGAGCGGGTGTATGCCATGCTGGAGGGCCTGTTCGACAGCGCGGACCGGTATCGGCACGTGTTCAGTGCCATGCTCGAGGCGCGCGGATCCAGTGCCGCCGTCCGCCAGATCTGGGATGACGGACGCGATGCCTTCACACCGTCGGTGACCGAGTTGATCCGTGCCGAACGCTCCGCCGATTCACCGGATCCGGAGGTGCTCGCGGCGGTGCTGTTGGAATTCAATGACCGGATGGTGGAGCGGTTCCTCTTCGGCGGTGCGCTGACGCGTGATCAGCTCATCGATGGAGCGGCCGCGATATGGCTGAGCACGATCTACGGAGAGAATCGCTGA
- a CDS encoding CaiB/BaiF CoA transferase family protein encodes MPGVLDGIRVLDYGRFIAAPWCSAILADMGADVLRVEKREGGEDRWVQAVTEGGEGGTFLQCNRNKRSLTLDSTTTEGAEITRRLVAGADIVIANMPAAGMRASGLDYDTLRAVRPDIILASATAYGEGGPYSEKIGFDGAGQVMSGAVYRQGLPDQPIRTVVPYADFGTALTLAIGVMMALYHRDRTGVGQHVEGALLPTALMLSNAFLIERELLQTDKPRMGNQGASVAPCDLYRTADDQWVLLQVAGQPMFKRWCRLVGREELFDDPRFADDDTRWRNGDILNDIMSAWCADKTKAHVLELLDKAKMPAAPLLSTQDVLDDPHVAAMGYLRRVPFPGASRDVPIIETPFRMSATPGTIRRRAPLLGEHTDEVLGEIGYSAAQIEDLRVAGIV; translated from the coding sequence ATGCCAGGCGTTCTCGACGGGATTCGGGTGCTCGACTACGGGCGGTTCATCGCCGCGCCGTGGTGTAGCGCCATCCTGGCCGATATGGGTGCCGACGTGCTGCGCGTCGAGAAACGCGAGGGCGGCGAGGACCGCTGGGTGCAGGCCGTCACCGAGGGCGGCGAGGGCGGGACGTTTCTGCAGTGCAACCGCAACAAACGGTCCCTGACTCTGGACTCCACCACTACGGAGGGCGCCGAGATCACCCGCCGACTTGTGGCCGGCGCCGACATCGTCATCGCCAACATGCCGGCCGCCGGGATGCGCGCCAGCGGCCTGGATTACGACACGCTGCGGGCGGTCCGGCCGGACATCATCCTGGCCAGCGCCACCGCCTACGGAGAGGGCGGCCCCTACAGCGAGAAGATCGGATTCGACGGCGCCGGGCAGGTGATGTCGGGCGCGGTATATCGGCAGGGCCTCCCGGACCAGCCGATCCGGACCGTGGTGCCCTACGCCGATTTCGGGACCGCGCTCACCCTCGCCATCGGCGTCATGATGGCGCTGTATCACCGTGACCGCACCGGTGTGGGCCAGCACGTCGAGGGAGCACTGCTGCCCACCGCGCTGATGCTGTCCAACGCGTTCCTCATCGAACGCGAACTGCTGCAGACCGACAAGCCACGGATGGGCAACCAGGGTGCCTCGGTGGCGCCGTGCGATCTGTACCGCACCGCCGACGATCAGTGGGTGCTGCTCCAGGTCGCCGGACAGCCCATGTTCAAGCGTTGGTGCCGCCTCGTCGGCCGTGAAGAACTGTTCGACGATCCACGGTTCGCCGACGACGACACCCGCTGGCGCAATGGTGACATCCTCAACGACATCATGTCGGCTTGGTGTGCCGACAAAACGAAGGCACACGTTCTCGAACTGCTGGACAAGGCGAAAATGCCTGCCGCACCGTTGCTGTCGACCCAAGACGTGCTCGACGATCCGCACGTCGCGGCGATGGGCTACCTGCGGCGGGTTCCGTTTCCCGGCGCTTCGCGCGATGTGCCGATCATCGAGACACCGTTCCGTATGTCAGCCACCCCGGGCACCATCCGCCGCCGCGCACCGTTGCTCGGTGAGCACACCGACGAGGTGCTCGGCGAGATCGGCTACAGCGCAGCGCAAATCGAGGATCTGCGGGTCGCCGGCATCGTCTAG
- a CDS encoding TIGR03619 family F420-dependent LLM class oxidoreductase, with the protein MRLGLSTPVVIQQPGIASPWEADAGPADLAAIAAAADAIGFHHLTCSEHVGIPAQAADTRGSVYWDPLATLSFLAVHTRRIRLTTSVLVLGYHHPVALAKSYGTLDRLSGGRVILGVGVGSLREEFDLLGAAWSDRGAEADTALRQLRAAWGQPVVDGLAIEPHATTTDLTIWVGGRTLRSLRRAIELGNGWMPFGLSPDTIAGYLARRPAPPGFDVVLSTDRACDPLGDPAGTRRHLERLRDAGATLVNCVVRAEDPDHYRDQLAALHTIGDPL; encoded by the coding sequence GTGAGGCTCGGGCTGTCCACCCCGGTGGTCATCCAGCAACCGGGCATCGCCTCGCCCTGGGAGGCCGACGCCGGCCCGGCGGATCTGGCGGCGATCGCCGCGGCCGCGGACGCCATCGGGTTTCACCATCTCACCTGTTCCGAACATGTCGGCATCCCGGCGCAGGCCGCCGACACCCGCGGCTCGGTGTACTGGGATCCGCTGGCCACCTTGTCGTTTCTTGCCGTGCACACCCGGCGCATCCGCTTGACCACCTCTGTCCTGGTGCTGGGCTACCATCACCCCGTCGCGCTGGCCAAGAGCTACGGCACGCTGGACCGGCTCAGCGGCGGACGCGTGATTCTCGGCGTCGGGGTCGGATCCCTGCGCGAGGAGTTCGACCTGCTGGGCGCCGCATGGTCCGACCGTGGCGCCGAGGCGGACACCGCACTGCGCCAGCTGCGGGCCGCCTGGGGGCAACCCGTCGTCGACGGTCTGGCGATCGAACCGCACGCCACCACAACCGATCTCACAATCTGGGTCGGTGGGCGCACGCTGCGCTCACTGCGCCGGGCCATCGAGCTGGGCAACGGATGGATGCCGTTCGGCCTGTCCCCCGACACCATCGCCGGGTATCTGGCGCGGCGCCCGGCGCCGCCGGGCTTCGACGTCGTCCTGTCCACGGATCGGGCCTGCGATCCCCTCGGCGACCCGGCAGGCACCCGGCGCCACCTGGAACGGCTGCGCGACGCCGGTGCCACGCTGGTCAACTGCGTCGTGCGGGCCGAAGATCCCGATCACTACCGTGATCAACTCGCCGCTCTACACACGATCGGAGACCCACTGTGA
- a CDS encoding SDR family NAD(P)-dependent oxidoreductase, translated as MTDEGAPAVDTARYGPWAVITGGSEGVGAAFARRLAAAGLHLLLVARKPGPLEETAEGCRAFGVQVRTVSTDLSDPSSVRAVADAVSDVEVGLLIHNAGANTHSAQFLDGDLPSFQRVIDLNITTPLALVHHFGAPMRDRRRGGILLVGSVAGYLGSNRHTVYGGVKAFGRIFAESLWLELRDHNVEVLELVLGVTRTPAMDRIGLNFDVPGMAVSDPDEVADEGLAALGSGPVHVVSRHAKVALAHGNPDRATTILRTDEVMRKLIGQADQ; from the coding sequence ATGACCGACGAGGGCGCCCCCGCTGTCGACACCGCCAGATACGGTCCGTGGGCCGTGATCACGGGTGGCTCCGAGGGTGTCGGCGCGGCATTCGCACGGCGACTGGCCGCAGCGGGGCTTCACCTGCTGCTGGTGGCACGCAAGCCCGGGCCGCTAGAGGAGACCGCCGAGGGTTGCCGCGCGTTCGGCGTGCAGGTCCGCACGGTGAGCACCGACCTGTCCGATCCGTCATCGGTGCGCGCCGTCGCCGATGCGGTCTCCGATGTCGAGGTGGGCCTGCTCATCCACAACGCCGGCGCAAACACCCACAGCGCCCAGTTCCTGGACGGCGACCTGCCGTCCTTCCAGCGAGTGATCGATCTGAACATCACCACCCCGCTGGCCCTGGTGCACCATTTCGGTGCGCCGATGCGCGACCGGCGCCGCGGCGGCATCCTGCTGGTCGGCTCCGTCGCGGGCTACCTGGGATCCAACCGGCACACCGTCTACGGCGGGGTCAAGGCCTTCGGCCGCATCTTCGCCGAGAGCCTGTGGCTGGAACTGCGCGACCACAATGTCGAGGTCCTCGAACTCGTCCTCGGCGTCACCCGGACCCCGGCCATGGACCGCATCGGTCTGAATTTCGACGTGCCCGGGATGGCGGTCTCCGACCCCGATGAGGTCGCTGACGAGGGTCTGGCGGCGCTGGGGAGCGGTCCGGTGCACGTGGTGTCCAGGCACGCGAAGGTGGCACTGGCCCATGGGAATCCGGACCGGGCCACGACGATCCTGCGCACCGACGAGGTGATGCGCAAGCTGATCGGACAGGCGGACCAGTGA